In Sander vitreus isolate 19-12246 chromosome 7, sanVit1, whole genome shotgun sequence, a genomic segment contains:
- the cry3a gene encoding cryptochrome circadian regulator 3a — protein MKQSSARIRKQVEKKGFLWYTAAPPSYINTEERNASFFSLDINIVSGGASTRTEMAPNSIHWFRKGLRLHDNPVLLQAVRGAGTVRCVYFLDPWFAGSSNVGVNRWRFLLQCLEDLDANLRKLNSRLFVIRGQPANVFPRLFKEWKISRLTFEYDSEPFGKERDAAIKKLAMEAGVEVNVKTSHTLYDLDKIIELNGGQPPLTYKRFQTLISRLDPPEMPVETLSDALMGGCVTPVSEDHGDKYGVPSLEELGFDTEGLPTAVWPGGETEALTRIERHLERKAWVANFERPRMNANSLLASPTGLSPYLRFGCLSCRLFYFKLTDLYRKVKKNSSPPLSLYGQLLWREFFYTTATNNPRFDKMEGNPICVRIPWDKNPEALAKWAEAKTGFPWIDAIMTQLRQEGWIHHLARHAVACFLTRGDLWISWEEGMKVFEELLLDADWSVNAGSWMWLSCSSFFQQFFHCYCPVGFGRRTDPNGDFIRRYLPVLRGFPAKYIYDPWNAPESVQAAAKCVIGVHYPKPMVHHAEASRLNIERMKQIYQQLSRYRGLGLLASVPSSNGNGTGGMMAYSPGEQPPGTNNTNNNSHLPGVSGSSVATGNGSGSILLNFHNKEDTVPSSGQQRLQPHLHQQQQQLGYHSVPDASQTVPGGTPYHEFAVPQHPGVLLHGRGGITGKRERESERDGSGEKEPTACSRHKMQRQNAQTT, from the exons ATGAAACAAAGTAGTGCCAGAATCAGAAAGCAGGTAGAAAAGAAGGGATTTCTCTGGTACACGGCGGCACCTCCCTCGTACATCAACACGGAGGAAAGAAATGCGTCTTTCTTCAGTCTTGACATAAATATCGTCTCCGGGGGTGCCAGTACACG AACCGAAATGGCCCCAAATTCCATCCACTGGTTCCGAAAGGGCCTCCGTCTCCATGACAACCCGGTACTTCTGCAGGCGGTCAGAGGGGCAGGCACAGTGCGCTGTGTTTACTTCCTGGACCCTTGGTTCGCGGGCTCGTCCAACGTCGGGGTCAACAGGTGGAG GTTTCTCCTTCAGTGCTTAGAGGATCTGGACGCTAACCTCCGGAAGCTCAACTCTCGCCTTTTTGTCATCCGGGGCCAACCGGCCAACGTGTTCCCGCGCCTCTTTAAG gaGTGGAAGATCTCTCGGCTGACCTTTGAGTACGACTCCGAGCCTTTTGGGAAGGAGAGAGACGCTGCCATCAAGAAGCTGGCCATGGAGGCGGGGGTGGAGGTCAACGTCAAAACGTCGCACACCCTCTACGACCTGGACAA GATCATAGAGCTGAATGGCGGGCAGCCCCCTCTCACCTACAAGCGTTTCCAGACTCTGATCAGTCGGCTGGATCCTCCCGAGATGCCCGTGGAGACGCTGTCGGACGCCCTGATGGGCGGCTGTGTCACCCCCGTCTCTGAGGACCACGGAGACAAGTATGGGGTCCCGTCCCTGGAGGAGCTGG GCTTCGACACCGAGGGCCTGCCGACGGCCGTGTGGCCCGGAGGAGAGACCGAGGCTTTGACCAGGATAGAGCGCCATCTGGAGAGAAAA GCATGGGTGGCTAATTTTGAGCGTCCCAGAATGAACGCCAACTCGCTGCTGGCCAGCCCGACGGGCCTCAGCCCGTACCTTCGCTTCGGCTGCCTCTCCTGCCGCCTCTTCTACTTCAAGCTCACGGACCTCTACCGCAAG GTGAAAAAGAACAGCTCGCCTCCGCTCTCCCTGTATGGCCAGTTACTGTGGCGAGAGTTCTTCTACACCACGGCGACCAACAACCCGCGTTTCGACAAAATGGAGGGGAACCCCATCTGCGTCCGCATCCCCTGGGACAAAAACCCTGAAGCGCTGGCCAAGTGGGCCGAGGCTAAGACCGGTTTTCCCTGGATAGACGCCATCATGACGCAGCTGAGGCAGGAGGGCTGGATCCACCACCTGGCCAGGCACGCTGTGGCCTGCTTCCTCACCCGGGGGGACCTGTGGATCAGCtgggaggaagggatgaag GTCTTTGAGGAGTTGCTTCTGGATGCAGACTGGAGCGTGAATGCAGGCAGCTGGATGTGGCTGTCCTGCAGTTCCTTCTTCCAGCAGTTCTTCCACTGCTACTGCCCCGTGGGCTTCGGCAGACGCACCGACCCCAACGGGGACTTCATTAG ACGATACTTACCTGTCCTCCGAGGCTTCCCCGCTAAGTACATCTACGACCCGTGGAACGCTCCGGAGTCCGTCCAGGCGGCCGCCAAGTGCGTGATCGGCGTCCACTACCCGAAGCCCATGGTTCACCATGCAGAGGCGAGCCGGTTGAACATCGAGAGGATGAAACAGATCTACCAGCAGCTCAGCCGATACAGGGGACTGG GCCTGCTGGCATCGGTGCCATCCAGCAACGGGAACGGGACCGGAGGAATGATGGCCTACTCTCCCGGAGAGCAGCCGCCAGGgaccaacaacaccaacaacaactCGCATT TGCCCGGAGTGTCGGGGAGCTCGGTTGCCACGGGTAACGGCAGTGGGAGCATCCTGCTCAACTTTCACAATAAAGAAGACACGGTGCCGAGCAGCGGCCAACAGCGACTGCAACCGCACCTACAccagcaacagcaacagcttG GATACCACTCGGTGCCCGACGCCAGCCAGACCGTCCCCGGCGGCACGCCCTACCACGAGTTTGCTGTGCCTCAACAcccag GAGTCCTGCTACACGGCCGAGGCGGCATCACAGGGAAGCGGGAGCGCGAGTCAGAACGGGACGGCTCGGGGGAGAAAGAGCCGACAGCCTGCTCCAGGCACAAGATGCAGAGGCAGAACGCACAG ACGACGTAG